A portion of the Oryzias melastigma strain HK-1 linkage group LG1, ASM292280v2, whole genome shotgun sequence genome contains these proteins:
- the zgc:174863 gene encoding butyrophilin subfamily 1 member A1 isoform X2 → MASSGTIVCMIYAFGITVGVANSFLEMDCDKINVGQFGQQSLLKCVIKRHDVKVRLVIWRKMDQEEKPLLVFQETIKKQVDGFGFAYPSWSPNNMDVSLLIDNTKVEDEGEYECSVVTDGGDRKMTTHLKVKAKYNQPTIKETKDTQVLNAKGTLICESFGGYPEGKLRWFDKHNKDWTKSSNTTITKMESGLFKISSQLPLFALSTFDMYSCKVYDSNGNEEDKVIYEPTESSSPGANQGEKNTKQTTYIAPVVVIGSLIVGLLLALLLYRRRNQSQHEHVETQDPDVETGDPEEDVQYSQP, encoded by the exons ATGGCCTCCAGTGGTACCATCGTCTGTATGATCTATGCTTTTGGGATAACTGTCGGAGTTGCTAACT CATTTTTGGAGATGGACTGTGATAAGATAAATGTGGGACAATTTGGCCAACAGTCATTGTTGAAATGTGTCATAAAACGACATGATGTAAAAGTCCGCTTGGTCATTTGGCGCAAGATGGACCAGGAAGAAAAACCTCTCCTGGTTTTCCAAGAGACCATAAAGAAGCAGGTGGATGGCTTCGGGTTTGCTTATCCTTCCTGGAGCCCAAACAACATGGACGTGTCCCTTCTGATCGACAACACAAAAGTGGAAGACGAGGGAGAGTATGAGTGCTCAGTGGTCACGGATGGGGGTGACAGGAAGATGACCACTCATCTCAAAGTGAAAG CCAAATACAATCAACCGACCATTAAAGAAACCAAAGACACACAGGTTTTAAACGCAAAAGGCACCTTGATTTGTGAGTCTTTTGGAGGATACCCAGAAGGTAAACTCCGCTGGTTTGACAAACACAACAAGGACTGGACAAAGAGCTCCAACACGACGATAACAAAGATGGAAAGTGGTTTGTTTAAAATCTCAAGCCAGCTGCCGTTGTTCGCACTATCGACTTTTGATATGTACAGCTGCAAAGTTTATGACAGCAATGGAAATGAAGAGGATAAGGTCATCTACGAACCCACCGAATCAAGCAGCCCGGGAG cAAACCAAGGCGAGAAGAATACAAAGCAGACGACATATATTGCTCCTGTGGTGGTCATTGGTTCTCTGATTGTGGGATTGTTACTTGCTCTGCTGTTGTACAGAAGGCGAAATCAAA GTCAACATGAACACGTTGAGACACAAGATCCAGACGTTGAGACTG GTGACCCTGAGGAGGATGTCCAATACAGTCAGCCCTGA
- the zgc:174863 gene encoding butyrophilin subfamily 1 member A1 isoform X1 yields the protein MASSGTIVCMIYAFGITVGVANSFLEMDCDKINVGQFGQQSLLKCVIKRHDVKVRLVIWRKMDQEEKPLLVFQETIKKQVDGFGFAYPSWSPNNMDVSLLIDNTKVEDEGEYECSVVTDGGDRKMTTHLKVKAKYNQPTIKETKDTQVLNAKGTLICESFGGYPEGKLRWFDKHNKDWTKSSNTTITKMESGLFKISSQLPLFALSTFDMYSCKVYDSNGNEEDKVIYEPTESSSPGANQGEKNTKQTTYIAPVVVIGSLIVGLLLALLLYRRRNQKMRRPSTTPLMGQHEHVETQDPDVETGDPEEDVQYSQP from the exons ATGGCCTCCAGTGGTACCATCGTCTGTATGATCTATGCTTTTGGGATAACTGTCGGAGTTGCTAACT CATTTTTGGAGATGGACTGTGATAAGATAAATGTGGGACAATTTGGCCAACAGTCATTGTTGAAATGTGTCATAAAACGACATGATGTAAAAGTCCGCTTGGTCATTTGGCGCAAGATGGACCAGGAAGAAAAACCTCTCCTGGTTTTCCAAGAGACCATAAAGAAGCAGGTGGATGGCTTCGGGTTTGCTTATCCTTCCTGGAGCCCAAACAACATGGACGTGTCCCTTCTGATCGACAACACAAAAGTGGAAGACGAGGGAGAGTATGAGTGCTCAGTGGTCACGGATGGGGGTGACAGGAAGATGACCACTCATCTCAAAGTGAAAG CCAAATACAATCAACCGACCATTAAAGAAACCAAAGACACACAGGTTTTAAACGCAAAAGGCACCTTGATTTGTGAGTCTTTTGGAGGATACCCAGAAGGTAAACTCCGCTGGTTTGACAAACACAACAAGGACTGGACAAAGAGCTCCAACACGACGATAACAAAGATGGAAAGTGGTTTGTTTAAAATCTCAAGCCAGCTGCCGTTGTTCGCACTATCGACTTTTGATATGTACAGCTGCAAAGTTTATGACAGCAATGGAAATGAAGAGGATAAGGTCATCTACGAACCCACCGAATCAAGCAGCCCGGGAG cAAACCAAGGCGAGAAGAATACAAAGCAGACGACATATATTGCTCCTGTGGTGGTCATTGGTTCTCTGATTGTGGGATTGTTACTTGCTCTGCTGTTGTACAGAAGGCGAAATCAAA AGATGCGGAGACCCTCCACCACACCCCTTATGG GTCAACATGAACACGTTGAGACACAAGATCCAGACGTTGAGACTG GTGACCCTGAGGAGGATGTCCAATACAGTCAGCCCTGA